A window of the Isosphaera pallida ATCC 43644 genome harbors these coding sequences:
- a CDS encoding DUF6807 domain-containing protein translates to MTPAPIPFVGWLTFLTLAGWLPPSSLAVPSDSNLIVEVSTERDLVHSPLVVEVGQAASKGEYLLIPESGGLPIPVTIFEGEPQGQRILRGLLPTLTTQDGKPRTERYRLKPLGDRDAATPAFAFRAGRTPGSLELHQGDELITTYFDGTADAYKPYFHPLNAPGGTPVTRGYPMSPRPGEPTDHNHHRAFWFTYGEVNDFDFWAADPLNEKGKPNPRYGRIRPWNTPEATSSTSTPSTPTARAGVGAASLTTVLRWTNASGERALLEERRTTWFYGDTQTRILDSDITLTALKEPVHFGDTKEGMFGLRVASTMDVDASKRKEGDPARSAGGRIVNAEGLTNAEAWGKRSAWVDYSGPAEGRIWGVAILDHPTNLNHPTAWHVRTYGLFAANPIGRRDFNLGDHEQGPFTLAPGEAIRLRYRVIVHPGDERQGRIAQAFASYANPPQVKTIRP, encoded by the coding sequence ATGACTCCCGCGCCAATCCCATTCGTCGGTTGGTTGACCTTCCTCACCCTCGCCGGCTGGCTCCCTCCGTCATCCTTAGCGGTGCCCAGCGATTCCAACCTAATCGTAGAAGTGTCCACCGAGCGGGACCTAGTTCACAGTCCCTTGGTGGTCGAGGTAGGGCAAGCTGCTTCGAAGGGGGAATATCTGCTGATTCCCGAATCAGGCGGTCTACCCATCCCGGTCACGATCTTCGAGGGCGAACCCCAGGGGCAGCGGATTCTAAGAGGGCTGCTGCCCACTCTGACAACCCAGGACGGAAAGCCCCGCACAGAGCGTTACCGACTCAAGCCGCTAGGAGACCGCGACGCCGCGACGCCCGCCTTCGCCTTCCGCGCAGGGAGGACGCCGGGATCGCTCGAACTCCATCAGGGCGATGAACTCATCACAACCTATTTCGATGGAACCGCCGACGCCTACAAACCCTATTTTCATCCCCTCAACGCCCCTGGAGGCACCCCAGTCACGCGGGGCTATCCAATGTCGCCGCGTCCCGGCGAACCCACTGACCACAATCATCACCGCGCGTTCTGGTTCACCTATGGCGAAGTCAACGATTTCGACTTCTGGGCCGCCGATCCACTCAACGAGAAAGGCAAGCCCAATCCACGTTACGGCCGGATTCGCCCCTGGAACACGCCAGAGGCCACCTCATCCACCTCCACACCCAGCACACCGACGGCTCGGGCAGGGGTGGGGGCCGCTTCGTTGACGACCGTGCTGCGCTGGACCAACGCCAGCGGCGAACGAGCGTTGCTGGAGGAGCGTCGGACCACCTGGTTTTACGGCGACACCCAAACCCGAATCCTTGACAGCGACATCACCTTGACCGCGTTGAAGGAGCCGGTCCACTTCGGCGATACCAAGGAGGGGATGTTCGGTCTTCGAGTCGCCTCCACGATGGATGTGGACGCCTCAAAGCGCAAGGAGGGGGATCCCGCCCGAAGCGCGGGGGGACGCATCGTCAATGCCGAGGGACTGACCAACGCCGAGGCCTGGGGCAAACGTTCGGCTTGGGTGGATTACTCGGGACCAGCGGAGGGTCGCATCTGGGGCGTGGCGATCCTCGACCACCCGACCAATTTGAATCACCCTACCGCTTGGCATGTGCGAACCTATGGACTCTTTGCCGCCAACCCGATCGGGCGACGCGACTTCAACCTCGGTGACCATGAACAGGGACCCTTCACCCTGGCACCAGGCGAGGCGATCCGCCTGCGTTATCGCGTCATCGTCCATCCCGGCGATGAACGGCAGGGGCGGATCGCTCAGGCGTTCGCCAGCTACGCCAATCCGCCTCAGGTCAAAACGATCCGCCCTTGA
- the holA gene encoding DNA polymerase III subunit delta encodes MPVSGLEFLKEAEANAKQGMDCPAFAVIFGDEPFLKSRVLAALLDRALGPNHRAEDADADMALCRLDGEAASAQVARVFDEARTLPFLAKRRVVVVEEADEFVIKARKELEKFVQYPPPTGVLILSLKSFPSNTTLAKLTEKIALAVDCRAPKEAEMPGLLIQLARKDHGLKLESDAARLMVELVGPELGLMVNELGKLAAYVGTAQTITRDDVAAMVGSGRVLEIWKVIDLATTGKAGEALDALDRLLAAGEPPIKLMAAMTTTLLKVAHAGRLRVARMTPEQAARSAGIPPFGVEKMVAQHAHLGPSRVARLSSLLLQTDLDLKGFSNLPPRTILERLIVELARPRKDLVAASTIAPSGAESTPRASSTARRRGNASASG; translated from the coding sequence ATGCCGGTCTCTGGGTTGGAATTCCTCAAGGAAGCTGAGGCCAACGCGAAGCAAGGGATGGACTGCCCCGCCTTCGCGGTGATCTTCGGCGATGAACCCTTCTTGAAATCACGGGTGCTGGCCGCATTGCTCGACCGCGCGTTGGGACCCAACCATCGCGCCGAGGACGCCGACGCCGACATGGCCCTCTGTCGACTGGATGGCGAGGCGGCCTCCGCGCAGGTGGCGCGGGTCTTCGACGAGGCACGCACCCTCCCGTTCCTGGCTAAACGGCGGGTGGTTGTGGTCGAAGAGGCCGACGAGTTCGTCATTAAGGCCCGCAAGGAGTTGGAGAAATTTGTTCAGTATCCGCCACCAACAGGAGTGTTGATTCTCTCCCTTAAGAGTTTTCCTTCCAACACCACGCTCGCCAAGCTGACGGAGAAGATCGCTTTAGCGGTGGATTGTCGCGCTCCCAAGGAAGCGGAGATGCCGGGACTGTTGATTCAACTGGCCCGCAAGGATCACGGACTCAAACTGGAGAGCGACGCGGCGCGGCTCATGGTCGAACTCGTCGGCCCGGAATTGGGGTTGATGGTCAACGAACTAGGTAAGCTCGCCGCCTACGTCGGCACGGCCCAAACCATCACCCGTGACGATGTCGCGGCGATGGTGGGGTCGGGGCGGGTCTTGGAGATTTGGAAGGTGATCGATCTAGCCACCACCGGCAAGGCGGGCGAAGCCCTCGATGCGCTCGACCGTCTGCTGGCCGCGGGTGAGCCTCCCATCAAGCTGATGGCCGCCATGACCACCACTCTACTCAAGGTGGCTCACGCCGGGCGTCTGCGAGTCGCACGCATGACACCCGAGCAAGCCGCCCGGTCCGCGGGCATCCCTCCATTTGGAGTCGAGAAAATGGTGGCGCAGCACGCCCACCTCGGCCCGTCCCGAGTCGCACGCTTGTCCAGCTTGTTGCTCCAAACCGACCTCGACCTCAAAGGTTTCTCCAACTTGCCGCCCCGCACCATCTTGGAACGGTTGATTGTCGAACTCGCCCGACCCCGCAAGGACCTGGTTGCGGCTTCCACCATCGCCCCATCCGGCGCGGAATCCACCCCGCGCGCCTCTTCCACGGCACGACGTCGCGGCAATGCTTCGGCCTCGGGCTGA
- a CDS encoding adenylate/guanylate cyclase domain-containing protein, with product MSACAFWCYDYGFIKILYQFFCVLSDNWAELLTGGRMSSSFLHVLVTDITTEGYQSRHEADYHGVLELGRQKNNLERLFEPRVLTPGRTRLVIAEMGKSEISRHQAEVRTLPESKVEVRNISPQAVLHLGNGQALPPGQSHIDSHSLVIRVGNQRVIHFDVIDPDDDSLESLPEATLAPGSSLQSRERSERLGLIRANRDGGESPIEAILSRLQLAVDALQTDAENPNYYDFMAKSLVEIVGLDIGGVLFFDTMSGNWQVQSQHIRSQLAGCSELTPSRRVMSHVLARKQTFIYNHGDDLASLSESMVRIERVVAAPILDKNQQVIGALYGERRQRLGGVVPFPTISKADALIVELLAMGVAGGLERIKFQKEKIKLEKEKFQALYAFEQFFTKSLAEKLIQNPSLMDGRECEVTVLFCDIRGFSRESEHLGPLKTVEWVRSVMDKLSACVQDYDGVLIDFIGDELVAMWGAPDHQENHAELACQAAQAMIESLPELRDSCQKFGLSKPMDLGVGINSGYAHVGNTGSSRRFKYGPLGNTVNIASRIQNLNKILRTQLLLTAETRKRINSIALARRVGEFRLANLSESVQVYEMLVPQHNNLNECSSDQIHQRQDEIIKDYEKALEDFENAKFRDSVRRLNEVLTRFENDGPTLFLLSEAIRHLQSDTDPKLFNKVFEGNRK from the coding sequence GTGTCAGCCTGTGCATTTTGGTGTTACGATTATGGGTTTATAAAGATTCTCTATCAATTTTTCTGTGTTCTTTCCGACAACTGGGCCGAATTGCTGACTGGAGGCCGTATGTCTTCGAGCTTCCTTCATGTTTTAGTGACCGACATTACGACAGAAGGTTATCAAAGCCGTCATGAAGCCGATTACCACGGTGTGTTGGAGTTGGGCCGTCAGAAGAACAACCTCGAACGGCTTTTCGAGCCGCGGGTGTTGACGCCCGGTCGCACCCGCCTCGTCATCGCCGAGATGGGGAAGAGCGAGATTTCCCGTCATCAAGCCGAGGTTCGCACTTTGCCTGAGTCTAAGGTGGAGGTGCGCAATATTTCGCCCCAGGCGGTGCTGCACTTGGGGAACGGACAAGCCTTGCCGCCTGGCCAATCCCACATCGACTCTCACAGTTTGGTTATTCGAGTGGGGAATCAACGGGTGATCCACTTTGACGTGATTGATCCCGACGACGACTCGCTTGAATCGTTGCCCGAAGCCACCCTAGCCCCTGGTTCCAGCCTGCAAAGCCGCGAACGCTCGGAACGCCTCGGCTTGATCAGAGCCAACCGTGATGGTGGAGAAAGTCCGATCGAAGCGATTCTAAGTCGCCTTCAGTTGGCTGTTGACGCTCTGCAAACCGACGCCGAAAATCCGAACTACTACGATTTCATGGCGAAATCGCTCGTCGAAATCGTAGGTCTCGATATCGGTGGCGTGTTGTTCTTCGATACGATGAGCGGTAACTGGCAGGTTCAGTCCCAACACATTAGGTCTCAGCTAGCAGGGTGCAGCGAACTGACTCCTAGCCGACGCGTCATGAGTCACGTACTTGCTCGCAAACAAACCTTTATCTACAACCACGGTGACGATCTTGCCAGTCTGAGTGAGAGTATGGTCCGCATCGAACGAGTGGTAGCGGCTCCGATTCTGGACAAGAATCAACAGGTCATCGGAGCCCTTTACGGCGAGCGGCGACAAAGACTGGGGGGAGTCGTCCCGTTCCCAACGATTTCTAAGGCTGACGCCCTCATTGTCGAATTGCTGGCGATGGGGGTTGCCGGAGGACTGGAACGGATCAAGTTCCAAAAAGAAAAGATTAAGCTCGAAAAGGAAAAATTTCAAGCGTTATATGCATTTGAACAATTCTTTACAAAATCTCTCGCGGAAAAGTTGATTCAGAACCCCTCCCTGATGGATGGCCGGGAGTGTGAAGTCACTGTTCTCTTTTGTGACATCCGGGGCTTTTCCCGCGAGTCAGAACATCTTGGTCCGCTCAAGACGGTCGAGTGGGTCCGTTCGGTCATGGACAAGCTGTCGGCCTGCGTTCAAGACTACGACGGGGTTCTGATCGATTTCATTGGCGACGAACTCGTTGCCATGTGGGGCGCGCCCGATCATCAGGAGAATCACGCCGAACTCGCGTGTCAGGCGGCCCAAGCCATGATCGAATCCTTGCCAGAACTGCGTGACAGCTGCCAAAAATTTGGTCTGAGCAAGCCGATGGATCTTGGTGTTGGCATCAACTCAGGGTATGCCCATGTTGGCAATACCGGTAGTTCACGACGGTTCAAGTATGGTCCACTGGGCAACACGGTCAACATTGCCAGTCGAATTCAGAACCTCAACAAAATCCTTCGGACCCAACTGCTCTTGACAGCGGAAACCCGCAAGCGGATCAACTCCATCGCCTTAGCGCGGCGGGTTGGAGAATTCAGGTTGGCTAATCTTTCTGAGAGTGTCCAAGTTTATGAAATGTTAGTTCCTCAACATAATAATTTGAATGAGTGTTCTTCAGATCAGATTCATCAACGACAAGATGAGATTATCAAGGATTATGAAAAAGCGCTGGAAGATTTTGAGAATGCGAAGTTCCGGGATTCGGTACGGCGACTCAACGAGGTTCTCACTCGGTTTGAAAACGACGGTCCCACCCTCTTTCTGCTGAGCGAGGCAATTCGCCACCTTCAGTCCGACACCGATCCCAAGCTGTTCAACAAGGTGTTCGAGGGAAATCGGAAGTGA
- a CDS encoding PVC-type heme-binding CxxCH protein, which produces MKTRCSFFRHLGCSSCVKPPTSCWPSLTLAALLVLMGALENRTSLHAQEPTPPRFDTLRLPALEPDQAFKAIQVAPGLALRRVAMEPLVTDPVAACFDELGRLYVVEMRGYPFPDNTPPGRVRRLVDRDGDGTFDESSLFLDNLNWPTSVIASRGGVFVIAPPHLIYARDEDGDGRADVTRVVWTGLGTQNVQALANGLKLGPDGWIYASSGGNGGIVRRPDQPDQPAVDLRGRDFRFHPDTLQLQPIPGGGQFGHDFDTWGRRFVCNNSNHLRQVILTTADLDRLTVWPDAGSSPLEDIGVDGPAAPVFRISPPEPWRVVRTARRAADPAMRQRLPASELAVTGYFTSASGITIYQGSALPESAWGMAVVGDVGGNLVHRKRLEPQGAILQGVRIDAESELLASTDNWFRPVHFANTPWGTLLVLDMARETIEHPLSIPDDIKAQLDLKSGLDRGRIYELVPAQGTVRRPLPRFDQADHTQLVATLADPDGWRRETARRLLWERLTQTPIDHPDAAATLHALRELIAQRPSPEARVAALWTLDMLGWLNAEDLLQVANDPTAEVREVVARLARDRLKMNNPRLRTVVINLVRDDAGMVRFQALLALGDAVPSDEPSILTALVEASERPEMQQGPTLDRWARRGLQAAVAPRLAAFLTALNQRRTELEGKRPRAATETARESERSPDDWDARLASNESWRVATLEALASSRDRRDQLAALDGLDASQATEDQLRNRWLAISRGAARSSWNPLDHPALAQRLERLAQAASQRLRASLEKDPPGPLNLDEVKLVAAAGSDASSLELLGELLAARFEPAIQVEALAGLDRRGDEEAMRWILERWRSMSPTLRSRAAEVLLNRVGRQERLNLLLEALDQARVNLSDLGPEAADRLTAAARRLGPEAHAHARQVILNAKAIDPAAKPGRLALINRYKSVLVGRAIRRPEQGRAIFQNHCATCHRLEGNGHDVGPDLATIRHRSREDVLTHILDPNREVAPTMKTYVVVTRDGRTASGILTSETDRTVSLKRSEGIVETIERDQIEEIVETGQSLMPEGLDANIDVEAMADLLDYLLPDS; this is translated from the coding sequence ATGAAGACGCGCTGCTCCTTCTTCAGGCACTTGGGTTGTTCATCCTGTGTCAAACCTCCCACCTCGTGCTGGCCGTCACTGACGCTGGCTGCGCTTCTTGTTCTGATGGGAGCGTTGGAGAATCGAACCTCCCTCCATGCTCAAGAGCCAACGCCCCCGCGGTTCGACACTCTAAGGCTGCCTGCACTGGAACCGGATCAAGCCTTCAAGGCGATCCAAGTCGCGCCGGGATTGGCGCTTCGTCGGGTTGCGATGGAACCGTTGGTGACCGATCCGGTGGCCGCCTGCTTTGACGAACTGGGGCGGCTGTACGTTGTGGAGATGCGTGGCTATCCCTTTCCTGATAACACTCCTCCGGGTCGGGTCAGGCGGTTGGTTGATCGTGACGGCGACGGAACCTTCGACGAGTCGTCCCTCTTTCTGGACAACCTCAATTGGCCCACGTCGGTGATTGCCTCGCGAGGGGGGGTATTCGTTATTGCGCCTCCCCACTTGATTTACGCCCGCGACGAGGACGGCGATGGTCGGGCCGATGTCACCCGCGTGGTTTGGACCGGCTTGGGCACTCAGAACGTCCAAGCGTTGGCCAATGGTCTGAAGCTGGGACCAGACGGATGGATTTACGCCTCCTCGGGTGGCAACGGCGGGATCGTGCGTCGTCCTGACCAACCCGATCAACCCGCAGTCGATCTTCGCGGCCGCGACTTTCGATTCCACCCCGACACCCTGCAACTTCAACCCATTCCTGGTGGCGGTCAGTTCGGACACGACTTCGACACCTGGGGACGCCGCTTCGTCTGCAACAATTCCAACCACCTCCGCCAAGTGATCCTGACCACTGCTGATCTTGACCGCCTCACTGTCTGGCCCGACGCCGGCTCAAGCCCCTTGGAGGACATTGGGGTGGATGGGCCAGCTGCGCCAGTCTTCCGCATCAGTCCCCCAGAACCCTGGCGGGTCGTCCGCACCGCGCGACGAGCCGCCGACCCGGCGATGCGTCAACGTCTGCCCGCCTCCGAACTCGCCGTGACCGGCTATTTCACCTCCGCCTCTGGCATCACGATTTATCAAGGCTCAGCGCTACCCGAATCAGCGTGGGGCATGGCGGTCGTTGGCGACGTGGGCGGCAACCTGGTTCACCGCAAACGGCTCGAACCCCAAGGCGCGATCCTTCAAGGCGTGCGAATCGACGCCGAGTCCGAACTGCTGGCCTCGACCGACAACTGGTTTCGCCCGGTCCACTTCGCCAACACGCCGTGGGGAACCCTGTTGGTGTTGGACATGGCGCGCGAGACCATCGAACACCCCCTCTCCATCCCCGACGACATCAAGGCCCAGCTCGACCTCAAAAGCGGTTTGGATCGGGGACGCATCTATGAACTTGTTCCCGCTCAGGGAACTGTCCGCCGTCCTCTTCCCCGATTCGATCAAGCCGATCATACCCAACTCGTCGCCACTCTGGCCGACCCCGACGGCTGGAGGCGTGAGACTGCTCGCCGCTTGCTCTGGGAACGCTTGACACAAACCCCAATCGATCACCCTGACGCCGCCGCCACTCTTCACGCCTTGCGCGAGCTCATCGCCCAACGTCCCAGCCCCGAAGCGCGGGTTGCCGCGCTTTGGACTCTCGACATGTTGGGATGGCTCAATGCCGAGGATCTCCTCCAAGTCGCCAACGACCCTACTGCCGAGGTCCGCGAAGTGGTCGCGCGGTTGGCCCGCGACCGATTGAAGATGAACAATCCGCGCCTTCGCACGGTTGTGATTAATCTTGTTCGAGACGACGCGGGGATGGTCCGGTTTCAGGCCCTTCTGGCGCTGGGAGACGCGGTTCCCTCAGACGAACCGTCCATTTTGACCGCCCTCGTGGAGGCGTCGGAACGCCCTGAGATGCAGCAAGGCCCCACGCTCGATCGCTGGGCCAGACGGGGACTCCAAGCCGCCGTGGCACCCCGGCTGGCCGCCTTCCTGACCGCTTTGAATCAACGTCGCACCGAACTCGAAGGAAAACGCCCGCGAGCGGCTACGGAGACAGCAAGGGAATCCGAACGGTCTCCTGACGACTGGGATGCGCGTCTTGCCTCCAATGAGAGCTGGAGGGTAGCGACCCTAGAAGCCTTAGCTTCTTCGAGGGATCGTCGGGATCAGCTTGCCGCGCTGGATGGCTTGGACGCTTCCCAAGCCACGGAGGACCAACTGCGGAACCGCTGGTTGGCCATCAGTCGGGGGGCTGCGCGAAGCAGCTGGAATCCCCTAGACCACCCGGCGCTCGCCCAACGCCTCGAACGTCTGGCCCAGGCCGCCAGTCAACGACTGAGGGCTTCTCTGGAGAAGGATCCGCCCGGTCCCCTTAATCTCGACGAGGTCAAACTCGTGGCGGCGGCGGGATCGGATGCGTCGAGCTTGGAGTTGCTCGGTGAGCTGCTGGCCGCGCGGTTCGAGCCGGCCATCCAGGTCGAAGCCCTCGCCGGGTTGGATCGCCGCGGCGACGAGGAGGCGATGCGGTGGATCCTCGAACGTTGGCGAAGCATGAGTCCCACCCTCCGTAGCCGAGCCGCCGAGGTGCTGCTCAACCGCGTGGGACGTCAGGAACGACTCAACCTTCTGCTCGAAGCCCTTGACCAGGCGCGGGTGAACCTTTCCGACCTAGGACCGGAGGCCGCCGACCGCTTGACAGCGGCCGCCCGACGCCTCGGCCCTGAAGCTCACGCTCACGCTCGCCAAGTGATCTTGAACGCCAAGGCGATCGATCCGGCCGCCAAACCCGGTCGTCTTGCCCTCATCAACCGCTACAAATCGGTTTTGGTGGGACGAGCAATCCGTCGTCCTGAACAAGGTCGAGCGATCTTCCAAAACCACTGCGCGACATGTCACCGCCTGGAAGGAAACGGTCACGACGTTGGCCCCGACTTGGCGACAATCCGCCATCGCAGCCGCGAGGACGTCTTGACCCATATCCTCGACCCCAACCGCGAAGTGGCCCCTACGATGAAAACCTATGTGGTGGTCACCCGCGACGGACGCACCGCCTCGGGAATCCTCACGTCGGAAACCGATCGGACCGTGAGTCTGAAACGCTCCGAAGGGATCGTGGAAACCATCGAGCGCGACCAGATCGAGGAGATTGTCGAGACTGGTCAATCGCTCATGCCCGAAGGGCTGGATGCCAACATCGATGTCGAAGCAATGGCCGATCTGCTCGATTACCTGTTGCCCGACTCGTAA
- the rsmD gene encoding 16S rRNA (guanine(966)-N(2))-methyltransferase RsmD, giving the protein MPLRIIAGQRGGFKLEAPHNRRTRPTSDRVRESVFNILGELVEGATAIDLFAGTGAMGLEALSRGASRAVLVEHDRETVQVIKRNLAHVRYEDRVEVIAGDAYRHARGLRFQPGDPPVILFLDPPYVEYERNWKKLRDLLHHLWINLPVDSAIVLEAGERLREGLLPEPSQWDLRRYGGTTIALAVKSQVDPSEPPSEEGETRPDQPEA; this is encoded by the coding sequence ATGCCTCTTCGAATCATTGCCGGCCAACGTGGAGGCTTCAAACTCGAGGCTCCTCACAACCGCCGCACCCGTCCCACTTCGGATCGGGTCCGCGAGTCGGTCTTCAATATCCTCGGTGAACTCGTCGAAGGCGCGACCGCGATCGACCTGTTCGCCGGAACCGGCGCGATGGGTCTGGAAGCGCTGTCTCGAGGCGCGTCGCGGGCCGTGCTGGTCGAACACGACCGCGAAACGGTTCAAGTGATCAAACGCAACCTGGCTCACGTGCGTTACGAGGATCGGGTCGAGGTGATCGCCGGCGACGCCTACCGCCACGCCCGTGGCTTGCGTTTCCAGCCCGGCGACCCACCCGTCATCCTTTTTCTCGACCCTCCTTATGTCGAATATGAGAGGAACTGGAAAAAACTGCGCGACCTTCTTCACCATCTCTGGATCAACTTGCCCGTGGATTCGGCGATCGTACTCGAAGCGGGCGAACGCTTGCGCGAAGGGTTGCTCCCCGAGCCGAGCCAGTGGGATCTGCGCCGTTACGGCGGCACCACCATCGCCTTGGCGGTGAAAAGTCAAGTCGATCCCTCTGAACCTCCCTCCGAAGAAGGCGAGACACGCCCCGACCAACCAGAGGCGTGA
- a CDS encoding CCA tRNA nucleotidyltransferase — MSPPSSQSPFSSVQSNPPPPPLPTNLTEDPLRKFAVEVVEILKNQGYLAYFAGGCVRDTLLGLIPSDYDVATNATPERVLKLFRRTVNVGLSFGVVRVVAPKGGWDVEVATFRSDGVYSDGRRPDSVTYGDAKEDALRRDFTINGMFMDPLDHDRVIDFVGGRDDLARRILRAIGNPRDRFTEDKLRLIRAVRFAARFDLTMDPLTEQAIRDMADQLGVVAFERIAQEFRKMLAHSSRARAVSLCRDLGLMPTLLPNLPHEAYQPQVNWLVLPTLSALPDDAPFETALATVCNRLDPTTLIANLKRLRLSNPEIKRIAWLAEHRHDLDHARELPRHRLKRVLAHPHAGELIVLARAEAIARGDDATLANIDWADAYRHDLPEGPLDPPLLVSGHDLVALGVKPGPRFAALLEAIRDRQLDGLITDRDQALDLIRRQVNRSAPGPTAANSSANQTLGETPPGNHSSSFEVHD; from the coding sequence GTGTCCCCCCCTTCATCGCAATCCCCTTTCTCGTCTGTCCAGTCCAACCCACCCCCCCCGCCTTTGCCAACCAACCTCACCGAGGACCCTCTCCGCAAGTTCGCCGTCGAAGTGGTCGAAATCCTCAAAAATCAAGGTTATCTTGCCTACTTCGCGGGTGGCTGCGTGCGGGATACCTTGTTGGGACTCATCCCGTCCGACTACGACGTGGCCACCAACGCGACTCCTGAGCGGGTTCTCAAACTCTTCCGTCGCACTGTCAACGTGGGCCTCTCCTTTGGCGTGGTGCGCGTGGTCGCACCCAAAGGTGGGTGGGATGTCGAAGTCGCCACCTTTCGCAGCGACGGCGTCTACTCCGATGGTCGGCGTCCCGACTCCGTGACCTACGGTGATGCCAAAGAAGACGCACTGCGCCGCGATTTCACGATCAACGGCATGTTCATGGACCCGCTGGACCATGATCGCGTGATTGACTTCGTGGGCGGGCGCGACGACCTCGCGCGGCGGATTTTGCGGGCCATCGGCAATCCTCGGGATCGCTTCACCGAAGACAAACTCCGGCTCATCCGGGCCGTGCGGTTTGCCGCACGGTTCGACCTTACGATGGACCCCCTCACCGAACAGGCGATCCGGGACATGGCCGATCAGCTGGGCGTCGTTGCCTTCGAGCGGATCGCTCAGGAGTTCCGCAAAATGCTGGCTCACTCGAGCCGAGCACGCGCCGTGAGCTTGTGCCGCGACCTTGGACTCATGCCAACCCTCTTGCCAAACCTGCCTCATGAGGCCTATCAGCCCCAGGTCAATTGGCTCGTGTTGCCGACTCTGTCCGCCCTTCCCGACGACGCCCCATTCGAAACCGCCCTCGCGACGGTCTGCAATCGGCTCGACCCAACGACCCTCATTGCGAACCTCAAACGGTTACGGTTGTCCAACCCCGAGATCAAACGCATCGCCTGGTTGGCCGAACATCGTCACGATCTGGACCACGCGCGGGAGTTGCCCAGGCATCGCCTCAAACGCGTGCTTGCTCATCCTCACGCGGGTGAACTGATCGTGTTAGCGCGAGCCGAAGCGATCGCGCGCGGCGATGACGCCACGCTGGCGAACATCGATTGGGCCGACGCCTACCGTCACGACCTTCCCGAGGGTCCACTTGACCCCCCGTTGTTGGTCTCCGGTCACGATCTGGTTGCACTGGGGGTCAAACCTGGTCCTCGTTTCGCCGCGCTGTTGGAGGCGATCCGGGATCGTCAACTGGACGGCTTGATTACCGATCGTGACCAAGCGCTCGACCTGATCCGGCGACAGGTAAATCGTTCGGCTCCCGGACCAACGGCTGCGAACTCCTCGGCCAACCAGACCCTAGGAGAAACTCCCCCGGGCAATCACTCCTCTTCGTTTGAGGTTCACGATTAG
- a CDS encoding uracil-DNA glycosylase, translating to MTSTMRDSNARFQGLRQIRQRLEALRLAGVTEIPRLVRGRPAPLKPSLTPLRKSVETEFHPSPIDSKTVERAVAVAASDQAPPASIVPTAPALPTVAASPVLKAPERTNRPTRSSPTSVIATALFEEDGFATPPLPSDQRSNALTVLAEEVSSCQACPALVASRTQTVFGVGSPTARLMFIGEAPGEEEDAKGVPFVGRAGQLLTDMIVKGMGLTRDQVYIANACKCRPTDAEGRNRTPDPSEIRNCASYLDRQIEIVRPEFLCLLGKTAAQAVLGTPLPLAQLRKRLHRHRGMTVVVTFHPAYLLRNPSDKKEAWEDLKMLMSAMGLKPPGRS from the coding sequence ATGACCTCCACCATGCGGGACTCCAACGCCCGTTTTCAAGGACTTCGTCAAATTCGCCAACGCCTGGAAGCGTTGCGCTTGGCTGGAGTCACCGAGATTCCCCGGCTGGTGAGAGGCCGTCCTGCTCCCCTCAAGCCATCCTTGACCCCGTTGCGCAAGTCGGTTGAGACGGAGTTTCACCCCTCTCCCATCGACTCAAAGACCGTGGAGCGGGCGGTTGCGGTTGCTGCTTCCGACCAAGCACCCCCCGCATCGATTGTCCCAACCGCCCCAGCTCTCCCGACCGTCGCTGCTTCTCCCGTCCTCAAAGCTCCCGAACGCACGAATCGCCCGACTCGGTCTTCGCCTACTTCCGTTATTGCCACAGCGCTGTTTGAGGAAGACGGGTTCGCAACACCCCCCCTCCCGTCGGACCAACGATCCAACGCATTGACTGTGTTGGCCGAGGAGGTGTCTAGTTGTCAGGCGTGTCCCGCCTTGGTCGCTTCACGGACCCAGACCGTCTTTGGAGTAGGGTCTCCCACCGCCCGGCTCATGTTCATTGGAGAAGCGCCCGGCGAGGAAGAGGACGCCAAGGGGGTACCGTTCGTCGGTCGCGCAGGACAACTGCTCACCGATATGATTGTCAAGGGCATGGGCCTAACGCGCGACCAAGTGTACATCGCCAATGCCTGCAAATGCCGCCCAACCGACGCCGAAGGACGCAACCGTACCCCCGACCCCAGCGAAATCCGCAACTGCGCTTCGTACCTGGATCGGCAAATTGAGATTGTTCGGCCCGAGTTCCTCTGTTTGTTGGGCAAGACGGCCGCCCAGGCGGTTCTTGGCACGCCGTTACCGTTGGCTCAATTGAGAAAGCGATTGCATCGGCACCGGGGAATGACGGTGGTGGTGACCTTCCACCCAGCTTACTTGCTACGCAACCCGTCGGACAAAAAAGAGGCTTGGGAAGACCTGAAAATGCTCATGAGCGCGATGGGACTAAAGCCACCGGGCCGATCTTGA